In Balaenoptera acutorostrata chromosome 12, mBalAcu1.1, whole genome shotgun sequence, a single window of DNA contains:
- the SIX3 gene encoding homeobox protein SIX3, producing MVFRSPLDLYSSHFLLPNFADSHHRSLLLASSGARNGAGGGGAGGGGGGNCAGGGGAGGAGGGGSGGGSRAPPEELSMFQLPTLNFSPEQVASVCETLEETGDIERLGRFLWSLPVAPGACEAINKHESILRARAVVAFHTGNFRDLYHILENHKFTKESHGKLQAMWLEAHYQEAEKLRGRPLGPVDKYRVRKKFPLPRTIWDGEQKTHCFKERTRSLLREWYLQDPYPNPSKKRELAQATGLTPTQVGNWFKNRRQRDRAAAAKNRLQHQAIGPSGMRSLAEPGCPTHGSAESPSTAASPTTSVSSLTERADTGTSILSVTSSDSECDV from the exons ATGGTATTCCGCTCCCCCCTAGACCTCTATTCCTCCCACTTCTTGTTGCCAAACTTCGCCGATTCTCACCACCGCTCCCTACTTCTGGCGAGTAGCGGCGCCAGGAACGGTGCGGGAGGCGGCGGcgcgggaggcggcggcggcgggaacTGTGCGGGAGGCGGCGGTGCTGGCGGAgcaggcggcggcggcagcggcggcggctccAGGGCCCCCCCGGAAGAGTTGTCCATGTTCCAGCTGCCCACCCTCAACTTCTCGCCGGAGCAGGTGGCCAGCGTCTGCGAGACGCTGGAGGAGACGGGCGACATCGAGCGGCTGGGCCGCTTCCTCTGGTCGCTGCCCGTGGCCCCCGGGGCGTGCGAGGCCATCAACAAGCACGAGTCGATCCTGCGCGCGCGCGCCGTGGTCGCCTTCCACACGGGCAACTTCCGCGACCTCTACCACATCCTGGAGAACCACAAGTTCACCAAGGAGTCTCACGGCAAGCTGCAGGCCATGTGGCTCGAGGCGCACTACCAGGAGGCCGAGAAGCTGCGCGGCCGCCCGCTCGGCCCCGTGGACAAGTACCGCGTGCGCAAGAAGTTCCCGCTGCCGCGCACCATCTGGGACGGCGAGCAGAAGACGCATTGCTTCAAGGAGCGGACTCGGAGCCTGCTGCGGGAGTGGTACCTGCAggacccctaccccaaccccagCAAGAAACGCGAACTGGCGCAGGCCACCGGCCTCACTCCCACACAAGTAGGAAACTGGTTTAAGAACCGGAGGCAGCGCGACCGCGCCGCGGCGGCCAAGAACAG GCTCCAGCACCAGGCCATCGGACCGAGCGGCATGCGCTCTCTGGCCGAGCCCGGATGCCCCACGCACGGCTCGGCAGAGTCGCCGTCAACGGCGGCCAGTCCCACCACCAGCGTGTCCAGCCTGACGGAGCGCGCGGACACCGGCACCTCCATCCTCTCGGTAACCTCCAGCGACTCGGAATGTGATGTATGA